A section of the Bacillus sp. HSf4 genome encodes:
- the spoVG gene encoding septation regulator SpoVG — protein sequence MEVTDVRLRRVNTDGRMRAIASITLDHEFVVHDIRVIDGNNGLFVAMPSKRTPDGEFRDIAHPINSSTRGKIQDAVLNEYHRLGDVEEIEYEEAGAS from the coding sequence GTGGAAGTTACCGACGTAAGATTACGCCGCGTGAATACCGATGGTCGCATGAGAGCGATTGCATCCATCACGCTGGATCACGAATTTGTAGTGCATGACATTCGTGTAATTGATGGAAACAATGGTCTTTTCGTTGCGATGCCAAGTAAGCGTACACCTGATGGAGAGTTTCGTGATATCGCTCATCCAATCAACTCAAGCACCCGCGGAAAAATTCAGGACGCGGTGTTAAATGAATATCATCGTTTGGGTGACGTTGAGGAAATAGAATATGAAGAAGCGGGAGCTTCTTAA
- the glmU gene encoding bifunctional UDP-N-acetylglucosamine diphosphorylase/glucosamine-1-phosphate N-acetyltransferase GlmU — protein MDKRFAVVLAAGQGTRMKSKLYKVLHPVCGKPMVEHVVDEARKLSLEKLVTIVGHGAEDVKKQLGEKSEYALQAEQLGTAHAVKQAKSILAGEKGTTIVICGDTPLLTAETMEAMLREHQEKAAKVTILTALAEDPTGYGRIIRNESGDVAKIVEHKDATAEERLVKEINTGTYCFDNEALFQTIEQVSNDNVQGEYYLPDVIEILKNQGETVAAYQTDNFQETLGVNDRVALSQAEAYMKQRINKRHMQNGVSLIDPANTYISPEAVIGRDTVIYPGTVIKGRVVIGEDTMIGQNSELENCTIGSRTVIKQSVVVDSEVGDDVTIGPFAHIRPDSKIGNEVRIGNFVEVKKSQFGDRSKASHLSYIGDAEIGSDVNLGCGSITVNYDGKNKFKTKIEDGAFVGCNSNLVAPVTIGEGAYVAAGSTITDDVPGRALSIARARQVNKEDYVENIHKK, from the coding sequence ATGGATAAGCGGTTTGCAGTTGTATTAGCAGCTGGTCAAGGAACGAGAATGAAATCAAAGTTATATAAAGTGCTTCATCCTGTTTGCGGAAAGCCGATGGTCGAACATGTTGTCGATGAAGCCCGCAAGCTGTCATTGGAAAAGTTGGTTACAATTGTCGGACATGGTGCAGAAGATGTCAAAAAACAGCTCGGGGAAAAGAGTGAATATGCTCTTCAAGCTGAACAGCTCGGTACGGCACATGCTGTCAAGCAAGCTAAATCGATTCTTGCAGGCGAAAAAGGAACGACGATCGTCATTTGCGGAGATACTCCGCTTTTAACAGCGGAAACAATGGAAGCCATGCTCCGTGAGCATCAGGAGAAAGCAGCCAAGGTTACGATTTTAACAGCACTTGCGGAAGATCCGACAGGCTATGGACGCATCATACGCAACGAAAGCGGCGATGTTGCAAAAATTGTCGAACATAAAGACGCAACAGCTGAGGAACGCCTTGTCAAAGAAATCAACACAGGAACCTACTGCTTTGATAATGAAGCTCTTTTCCAGACGATCGAGCAGGTGTCCAATGATAATGTCCAAGGGGAATATTATCTTCCTGATGTGATTGAAATCTTGAAAAATCAAGGGGAGACTGTTGCCGCTTATCAGACTGATAACTTCCAAGAAACGCTCGGAGTCAATGACAGGGTAGCTCTGTCTCAAGCTGAAGCTTATATGAAGCAGCGCATCAACAAACGCCATATGCAAAATGGCGTCAGCTTAATCGATCCAGCCAACACATACATTTCACCGGAAGCCGTCATCGGCCGGGATACCGTGATTTATCCTGGAACGGTGATCAAGGGCAGAGTTGTCATCGGTGAAGACACGATGATCGGACAAAACAGCGAGCTGGAAAACTGTACGATCGGGAGCCGGACCGTTATTAAACAGTCCGTTGTCGTGGACAGCGAAGTCGGCGACGATGTGACGATCGGGCCGTTTGCTCATATCAGACCTGACTCTAAAATCGGCAATGAAGTAAGAATCGGCAATTTCGTAGAAGTGAAAAAGTCGCAATTCGGAGATCGCAGCAAAGCATCTCATTTAAGTTACATAGGGGACGCGGAAATTGGATCGGATGTCAATCTCGGCTGCGGTTCGATTACCGTTAATTATGACGGGAAAAATAAGTTTAAAACGAAAATTGAGGACGGAGCTTTTGTTGGCTGCAACTCCAACTTGGTTGCTCCTGTAACAATCGGCGAGGGCGCTTACGTAGCGGCGGGTTCAACAATTACCGATGATGTACCCGGCCGGGCTTTGTCTATTGCAAGGGCAAGACAAGTCAACAAAGAAGACTACGTTGAGAACATACACAAAAAATAA
- a CDS encoding ribose-phosphate diphosphokinase translates to MSKYEDDNLKIFSLNSNPGLAKEIADSVGVELGKSSVKRFSDGEVQINIEESIRGCDCYVIQSTSAPVNEHIMELLIMVDALKRASAKTINIVMPYYGYARQDRKARSREPITAKLVANLLETAGATRVIALDLHAPQIQGFFDIPIDHLMGVPILGNYFEEKNFKDVVIVSPDHGGVTRARKLADRLKAPIAIIDKRRPKPNVAEVMNIIGHIEGKTAILIDDIIDTAGTITLAANALVESGAEEVYACCTHPVLSGPAIERIDNSKIKELVVTNSIELPEEKKIAKFKQLSVAPLLAEAIIRVHEKQSVSFLFD, encoded by the coding sequence ATGTCTAAATATGAAGACGACAATTTGAAGATTTTTTCTTTAAACTCAAATCCGGGTCTTGCGAAGGAAATCGCGGATAGCGTCGGAGTTGAGCTTGGAAAGAGTTCTGTTAAACGCTTTAGCGACGGTGAGGTTCAAATCAATATCGAAGAAAGCATCCGCGGCTGCGACTGCTATGTCATCCAATCGACAAGCGCGCCGGTGAACGAGCACATCATGGAGCTTTTGATCATGGTGGATGCGCTGAAACGCGCTTCGGCGAAAACGATTAATATCGTGATGCCTTATTACGGCTATGCCCGTCAGGACCGTAAAGCCCGTTCCCGCGAGCCGATTACCGCAAAACTCGTGGCCAACCTGCTTGAAACAGCCGGCGCTACCCGGGTGATCGCTCTTGACCTGCACGCTCCGCAAATTCAAGGTTTCTTCGATATCCCGATCGACCATTTAATGGGTGTTCCGATTTTAGGAAATTATTTTGAAGAGAAAAATTTCAAGGATGTCGTGATCGTGTCTCCTGACCACGGCGGTGTGACACGTGCCCGCAAATTGGCGGACCGCTTGAAAGCGCCGATTGCGATTATCGACAAACGCCGACCTAAGCCGAATGTAGCCGAGGTTATGAATATCATCGGACATATTGAAGGAAAAACAGCCATTTTAATCGATGATATTATCGATACTGCAGGAACGATTACGCTTGCGGCCAATGCGCTCGTCGAAAGCGGCGCAGAGGAAGTGTATGCATGCTGTACACATCCGGTTCTTTCCGGTCCGGCGATCGAAAGAATCGACAATTCCAAAATTAAAGAGCTCGTTGTGACCAACAGCATTGAGCTTCCTGAAGAAAAGAAAATTGCGAAGTTTAAACAGCTTTCTGTCGCGCCGCTGTTGGCGGAAGCGATTATTCGTGTGCATGAAAAACAATCTGTCAGCTTCCTGTTCGATTAA
- a CDS encoding 50S ribosomal protein L25/general stress protein Ctc: MAILKAEERTDSRRSSLRRIRQSGYVPGVIYGRNLENKSVALDSIELLKILRAEGKNTIINLDINGDQHSVMVTELQTDPLKDSIVHADFKVVDMEAEMEATVPVNLTGEAEGIKQGGVLQQPLYELSVTAKPKNIPQTIDVDISSLEVNDVLTVGDIPSKGDYSYNHEPDEVVASILPPQKQEETEAESAAQDVEEPEKGTEEEKEE; encoded by the coding sequence ATGGCAATTTTAAAAGCGGAAGAAAGAACGGATTCCAGACGGTCTTCTTTAAGAAGAATTCGGCAATCCGGGTATGTGCCGGGTGTCATTTACGGAAGAAATCTGGAGAACAAATCCGTAGCGTTAGACAGTATCGAGCTTTTAAAAATCTTGCGCGCTGAGGGCAAAAATACGATTATCAACTTGGATATAAACGGTGATCAGCACTCTGTTATGGTGACTGAGCTGCAGACGGATCCGTTAAAAGATTCAATCGTCCATGCCGATTTTAAAGTGGTTGATATGGAAGCGGAAATGGAGGCGACGGTCCCTGTAAACCTTACGGGTGAAGCAGAGGGCATCAAACAGGGCGGTGTTCTTCAGCAGCCGCTTTACGAGCTGTCTGTCACAGCAAAGCCGAAGAACATTCCGCAAACGATCGACGTCGATATTTCCAGTCTCGAAGTCAACGATGTTCTAACCGTCGGCGATATTCCGTCCAAAGGTGATTATTCATACAACCATGAGCCTGATGAAGTTGTTGCATCCATTCTTCCTCCTCAAAAGCAGGAAGAAACGGAAGCCGAATCAGCCGCACAAGACGTTGAGGAACCAGAAAAAGGCACTGAAGAGGAAAAAGAAGAATAA
- the pth gene encoding aminoacyl-tRNA hydrolase — translation MLVFAGLGNPGKTYENTRHNVGFMTIDELSKEWSIPLDKTKFNGQYGIGFVSGKKVLLVKPLTYMNLSGECLRPLLDYYEIPVENMKVIYDDLDLPTGKIRLRTKGSAGGHNGIKSMIQHLGTAEFNRIRIGIGRPVNGMKIVDYVLGAFTDEEEPAIQEAVKQSAKACEASLEKPFLEVMNEFNAKV, via the coding sequence ATGCTTGTGTTTGCAGGATTGGGCAATCCGGGTAAAACATATGAAAATACGAGACACAATGTAGGTTTTATGACGATCGACGAGCTCTCAAAAGAGTGGAGCATTCCGCTTGATAAAACAAAGTTCAACGGTCAATACGGAATTGGATTTGTTTCCGGCAAAAAGGTTCTACTTGTTAAGCCGCTTACATATATGAACTTATCGGGAGAATGCTTGAGGCCGCTTCTGGATTATTACGAAATCCCTGTTGAGAACATGAAGGTGATCTATGATGATTTGGATCTTCCGACCGGAAAAATCCGTCTGAGGACAAAAGGAAGCGCAGGAGGCCATAACGGCATCAAATCGATGATTCAGCATCTGGGAACAGCGGAGTTTAACCGGATCAGAATCGGAATCGGCCGTCCGGTCAACGGCATGAAAATCGTCGACTATGTGCTTGGCGCTTTTACAGATGAAGAAGAGCCGGCGATACAAGAGGCCGTCAAACAATCGGCCAAGGCCTGTGAAGCTTCTTTGGAAAAACCTTTTTTAGAAGTCATGAATGAATTTAATGCAAAGGTATAA
- a CDS encoding anti-sigma-F factor Fin family protein, whose translation MALHYYCRHCGVKVGSLDHSYVNSAQLGFDHLTNEERNDMISYKDNGDLHIRTICEDCQEALERNPDYHQYQSFIQ comes from the coding sequence ATGGCTTTGCATTATTACTGCCGCCATTGCGGCGTAAAAGTAGGAAGTCTTGATCATTCTTATGTCAATAGCGCGCAATTGGGCTTTGACCACTTAACAAATGAGGAAAGAAACGATATGATTTCTTATAAGGATAATGGGGATTTACACATCAGGACGATATGTGAAGATTGCCAGGAAGCGCTGGAACGAAATCCGGATTATCATCAATATCAGTCATTTATTCAATAA